The Carassius gibelio isolate Cgi1373 ecotype wild population from Czech Republic chromosome B22, carGib1.2-hapl.c, whole genome shotgun sequence genome window below encodes:
- the LOC127987079 gene encoding uncharacterized protein LOC127987079, with the protein MKRLFISLLLFHLLYQGVVSETVSVMEGDTVTLHTDLTEIHQDDDILWTFGANNSLIAEISREKQIFSTFNVSDGRFGDRLKLDNQTGSLTITNITTQHAGDYKLDIIGVKWSSKTLRVSISARLPVPTITRDCSSSSSSSCSLLCSVVNVSHVTLSWYKGNSLLSSISVSDLSISLSLPLEVEYQEKNSYSCVINNTITNQTTHLNITQLCQPCLGVFGETVSVMEGDSVTLNTDLTEIHEDNEIVWKFGAESFLLAEINREKQIFSTYDNVPDERFRDRLKLDNQTGSLTITNITTQHAGLYKLEIAGVKWSSKTFSVSVYDQGLPLFCIVVIPSAAGSLLIVSVVICCICRKCRKTALTKEEDRTDSALCKPANKEHETKD; encoded by the exons ATGAAGCGTCTCTTTATTTCGCTCTTATTATTCCATTTGCTCTATCAGG GTGTTGTTAGTGAGACAgtatcagtgatggagggagatacTGTCACGCTACACACTGATCTCACTGAAATACACCAAGATGATGACATACTGTGGACATTTGGAGCTAACAACTCTCTGATAGCTGAAATCAGTAGAGAGAAACAAATCTTCTCCACATTTAATGTTTCTGATGGGAGATTcggagacagactgaagctggacaatcagactggatctctgaccatcacaaacatcacaactcagCACGCTGGAGACTATAAACTAGACATAATTGGAGTGAAATGGTCATCAAAAACATTGAGAGTTTCTATCAGTG CTCGTCTGCCTGTTCCTACCATTACCAGAGactgttcttcatcatcatcatcatcttgttCATtgctgtgttcagtggtgaatgtgagtcatgtgactctctcctggtacaaaggaaacagtttattgtccagcatcagtgtgtctgatctcagcatcagtctctctctacctctggaggtggaatatcaggagaaaaacagctacagctgtgtgatcaacaataccatcacaaaccagaccacacatctgaaTATCACTCAACTCTGTCAGCCATGTCTAG gtgtgtttggtgagacagtgtcagtgatggagggagattctgtcactcttaacactgatcttactgaaatacatGAAGATAATGAGATAGTGTGGAAATTTGGAGCTGAAAGCTTTCTCTTAGCTGAAATAAATAGAGAGAAACAAATCTTCTCCACATATGATAATGTtcctgatgagagattcagagacagactgaagctggacaatcaaactggatctctgaccatcacaaacatcacaactcaacacgcTGGACTTTATAAACTGGAGATAGCTGGTGTGAAATGGTcatcaaaaacattcagtgtttctgtctatg ATCAGGGCCTACCTTTATTTTGCATAGTGGTGATTCCTTCTGctgctggatctctgttgattGTTTCAGTCGTCATCTGCTGCATTTGCAGAAAATGTAGAAAAACAG CTCTGACCAAAGAGGAAGACAGAACTGATTCAGCATTGTGTAAACCAGCAAACAAAGAACATG aAACCAAAGACTGA